The sequence AACATCAGGCCATTCCTGGGTGTCCCGCTGATCGCCTGGTCCATAAGGTTTGCCTTGGGCTATGCGGGCTTTGACCGCGTGGTTGTTTCTACGGATGCGCCCGACATTGCCGCGGTGGCAGCGGCCGAAGGAATCGAGGTTCCGCGGTTACGACCACCGCATCTTGCGTCCGATACGGCAGCAACCATCGACGCTGTGCTGGATGTCATCGACCATGAGGCGGCCCAAGGTCGCCAATTTGACACCGTAGCGTTGCTGCAGCCAACCTCTCCAATTCGCTTGGCGTCGCGGTGGGACGCTGCCCGCGATTTGCTAGGTGATAGTGAGATCGACGCCGTAGTGGGAGTTGCGCCAGCCCGGACGCATCCCTTTCACACATTCTCGCTGGGCGACCGAGGCCAATTAACATCAATGCATAGTGCTGATTTGCTCAAACTGCGCGGTCAGGACTTACCTGCGGCCGTTTCGGTAGCCGGTAACCTCTACCTGGCGCGAACTGCTGCCCTACACGAGCAACGAACCTTCTTTCCCTCGCGGATCGCGGGTGTATTGTGCGACCAGCCTTTCGAAGCTGCCGACATCGACGACGAGCTCGATTGGCTCATCGCCGAAACCATCGCCACCAAATACGGGATCACACCGTGAGCACCTTCATTATTGCCGAAGCTGGGGTCAACCATGATGGCGACAGCGAGCAAGCCATGCGGCTCGTTGAGGTTGCAGCGCAAAGTGGCGCCGACGCCGTCAAATTCCAGACCTTCTCAGCCGACAAGCTCACTCGCAAGGGTGCGGAAAAAGCAGAATACCAGAAGAAGATGACGGGGGACGGCGATCAGCATGCCATGCTGGCCAAGCTCGAAATGTCCCACGAGCTTCATGAGGCACTGGTCCGGCGCAGCGCGGAACTGGGCATCGAGTTCATGTCGACGGCATTCGACGAAGATGCGCTGGATTTCCTGGTTTCCATGGGAATCCGCCGGATCAAGGTACCCTCGGGCGAGATCACTAACTTGCCCTTCCTTGCCCACATGGCATCGAAGAACCTTCCCATGATCGTCTCCACCGGCATGGCAGATATGGGAGAGGTCAAGCAGGCGGTGGCCGCCATAGCTGCGGAGCGCAGCCGAAACGGATTTTCAGCTCCGCTCGAAGAAATCGTCACCATTCTTCATTGCACGTCCAACTATCCGGCCGCCGCTAGCGATGTGAACCTGCGGGCTATGCTGAGCATGGCGGAGGAAATCGGAATGCCCATCGGGTATTCGGATCATACGCTGGGGATCGCAATCTCCACCGCAGCGGTCGCAATGGGTGCCACGGTTATCGAGAAGCACTTTACTCTGGACAAGACCTTGCCCGGCCCGGACCATGCGGCATCCCTCGAACCCGATGAGCTCAAGGCGCTGATAAAGGCCATTCGCGACGTGGAGTCGGCGCGGGGTGACGGAATCAAGGCGCCGACCGCTTCCGAATTGCCCGTGCGCGCCCTCGTCCGTCGCAGCGTCACCACCCTCCGCGACATCGCCGCCGGCGCGTCGATCGGACCTGAGGATGTTGCCCTCCTACGCCCGGGCACAGGCATACCACCTGCCGAGTTCCAGAACGTGTTAGGCAAGCGCGCCCGTCACCCCATCGCTGCCGGACAGACCGTGCAGTGGACTGATCTGCAGTGACGCCAGTCCGTCACATCCTCTATGTCACCGGGACCCGCGCTGACTTTGGCCTCATGCAGTCCACGCTGAAACGCCTTGAGGCCGACCCTCGCCTGTCAGTCAGCGTCCTGGTGACCGGCATGCACCTCGATCCGGCCTACGGGCTGACTGTGGGCGAGATCGAGAAGGCCGGGCTGACGATTGCGGCGCGGGTCGGAATCGAGGCGGGCACGCCTACCGGAGCGCTGATGGGCGCCAATGTCGGTCGGATGCTCACCGGATTTGTACCGGTCCTCCAAGCGGAAGCTCCAGACGTGGTTTTGCTGCTGGGCGATCGCGGCGAGATGCTAGCGGGTGCGATTGCGGCGATCCACCTCAACATCCCCGTTGCGCATATTCACGGCGGCGAGCGTTCGGGAACGGTGGACGAGCCGGTCAGGCATGCTATTTCCAAGCTCTCCAGCCTGCATCTCGTTGCTACCCAGGATAGCCGCAAGCGGCTTATCTCGATGGGCGAGGCCGAAGCAGATATCCACGTTGTCGGCGCACCAGGGCTGGACGGATTGGATAAACTGCCATGTCGCAATCGGCAGGCACTGGTGGCGGACTATGGCCTTGATCCGGAGCGAGCATTGGGCCTCTTGGTCTACCATCCGGTCTTGCAAGAAGCGTCAGCTGCGGGCGCGCATGTCGCATCCATTGTCGATGCCCTGTTGGCCGCTGATGTTCAAGTCGTCGCTCTCAAGCCAAACTCGGATGCCGGCAGTGCCGGCGTGCGTGACAGGCTTGAAACCCTGGCCTCGGCAGGAAAATTACAGCTTTTCACCCACTTGCCTCGCCCTACTTTTGTCGAGTTCATGGCCGCCGCCGATCTGATGGTCGGCAATTCGAGCAGTGGGATCATCGAAGCAGCAACTTTTGGCACCCCGGTCATAAACATCGGCTCCCGCCAGAACTTGCGGGAGCGCAACGCGAACATAATCGATGTAGGGGTCGATCAGGAGGGTATTGCTGCCGCGATCGGTGCTGCCCTGGCCCAACGCAGATATCCCGCCAACAACGTGTATGGCGATGGCCGTGCCGGGGAGCGCATCGCCGAGGTTTTGGCCACTGCGGACCTGGCGCGGCTTTCCGCGGGAAAAACCAATGCATATTGAGAGCATTCGCCTCGTTGGTTCAGGTGGCCATGCGCTGGTTGTGCTCGACAGCCTGGCCGCTCTAGGCGTACCTACCGAGGCGATTGCTGTTTTCGATCAGAACGATGCGCGTGTTGGCCACCAGATTGGTGAGCATAAGGTACAGGCTTTTGACCCTGCAAACTTTTCCGGCAGGGCAGTCCATATCTGTATAGGCGACAACAAAGCGCGCGAACGTGTTTCCTCTGAAATTGCAAAGCTTGGCTGCAACCTTCAAACAATAATCCACCCACGCGCCATTGTTTCGGCGAGAGCGGTTATTGGAGAAGGTACATTTGTGGCCGCCGGTGCAATTGTGTCTGCGCAAGCTGTGACAGGCAAAAGCTGTATAATTAATCATGCTTCTGTTGTTGATCATGAGTGCATATTGTCCGATTTTGTGCATATTGCGCCGGGGGCAACACTGGGGGGCGCCGTTTCGGTCGGGCATCGCAGCTTGATTGGTGCGGGCGCCAATATTTTGCCCCGTGTGGCCATTGCTCCCGATGTCACGATTGGCGCAGGGGCAGTGCTTATTAAGAACGTTACCGAATCCGCAGTTTACGTAGGCGTGCCTGCGAAAAAGGTCTGAAAAAATGTCTCGAAATCTTGAATCAATCAGTCTGTCACGCACGTCGACAATTCGGGATGCCCTTGCTGCGCTTGACGTTGCGGCCGTTGGCGTGTTGCTCCTGGTCGATGGCGATGGGCGTTTTGAACGCACCGTCACCGATGGTGACCTGCGCCGACTGTTACTCGATGGCAAGACATTGAACGATGACCTGAGTACCCTGCCCGCACTCAAGTCAGTCGTATTGGAAGATGGCTATACCCGTCGCCACGCGCTGACATTGATGCAGCAGGCAGTGATTAACCACATACCCGTCGTCAACGCCGACGGACGCGTGACTGACCTGATCGAGCGCTCCCAAGTAGATCAGCAGGTACTGCTCTCGACGCCCCACATGGGCGAAGCGGAGCTGGAGTTCGTTGCCGAGGCATTCCGAACCAATTGGATAGCCCCGCTGGGTCCAAACGTTGATGCGTTTGAAAGCGAGTTGGCCGCGATGGTTGGGGTTAAGCACGCGGTCGCCCTAAGCTCAGGTACGGCCGCGATCCACATTGCGCTGCGCCTTCTCGAAATTGGCGCGGGTGATGTGGTCTTCTGCTCGACCCTAACATTCATCGCCAGCATTAATCCCGCCCTGTATCAGGGCGCGCGCCCGGTTTTCATCGATTCGGAACCGGAAAGCTGGAACATGTCCCCGCAGGCCCTCGAGCGCGCCCTGCAGGCCGCAAAGGCTGCCGGCCAACTGCCCAAGGCGGTAATTATTGTAAGCCTCTATGGGCAGAGTGCGGACATGGATCCGCTGGTTGCCCTATGTGACCAATATGGGGTTCCCGTCATCGAGGATGCGGCCGAGTCGCTGGGCGCAAGGTATCGCGGTCGCGCGTCCGGGACGTTCGGCAAGATCGGCATCTACTCTTTCAATGGAAACAAGATCATCACGACTTCAGGCGGCGGCATGCTGGTTACCGACTCCGCCGAGATGGCCGCACGCGCCCGCTTCCTTGCCACTCAGGCCCGCGATCCGGCGCCGCACTACCAGCATAGCGTCGTCGGTTACAACTACCGGATGAGCAACATCCTGGCCGGGGTTGGGCGCGGTCAATTGAAAGTACTTGAGGAGCGCGTGGCGGCACGTCGGCGCGTGTTCGAAACTTATCGCACTGCTCTGGCCCATATTGACTGGCTGGAGTGGATGCCTGAACCCGAATGGAGTTTTTCGACCCACTGGCTCGCCGCCTGTGTGCTCAAGCCGCATGCGCCGATAACAGTCAACAAGCTCATAGAGGCGCTCTCTGACGAGTTTATCGAAGCACGGCCGATGTGGAAGCCGATGCATCTGCAGCCGGTTTTCGCCGATGCTGAATACTACCGCCACTCCAACGAGTCGGTTTCGGATGGGCTGTTCGAACGGGGTATCTGCCTGCCCTCTGGCTCAAACCTGACCGATGGCCAGATTTCTCGAGTGGTCGACGTAATCACTGGGCTGGAGCGTGCAACACTATTGGATAAAGCCGAATAGTATTCGGCGCACGTCGGGTTCATTCCCAGCATCCAGCGCCTCCCGGAGCTCAGCAAGGGCTTCCTCGACTCGGCTGCTGTTCGCCGCGCCACGCGCCCGCATGATCTTGGGGTGCTTGGTCTTGGTTGCAGCCGCCTCGTCGTAAAACAGCTCCTCGTACATTTTCTCGCCCGGCCTTTTGCCTGTGACGACCAGTTCGATCTCGCCGCGAGGATTGGCCTCGTCCCGGACACTGAAGCCGGCAAGCCGGATCATGTTTTCTGCCAGGGTCTTGATCAGAACCGGATTGCCCATTTCGAGAAGAAAGACGTCCCCGCCCTCCGACAACGCACCTGCCTGAACAATCAGCTCGGCCGCCTCGTGAATTGACATAAAGTACCGGGTCATCTCCGGATCGGTCAGAGTCACTGGCCCTCCACGGCTGATTTGCTCCTTGAACAGAGGCACCACCGATCCGTTCGAGCCGAGGACATTACCGAACCGAACGGCCGTAAAGCGTTGGCCCGTCTGCTTGGCGGCGGCCGCGGTGGCCATGTGGCCGATGATGAATTCCGCCCAGCGCTTCGTCGCGCCCATGACATTGGTCGGCCGCACAGCCTTGTCCGATGAGATGAGTACGAAGGTTTCGACGTCGTGCTTCAGTGCCAAACTGGCAACGGTCAGCGTTCCCAAAACGTTGTTGCGCACGCCTTCCAGGACATTGGCCTCAACCAGCGGAACATGCTTGTGGGCCGCGGCGTGGAATACGACCTGCACATTGTTGCTGGCCATAGTGCGGGCCACGCACGCGCTATCTGTAATGGAGCCCAGCACTGGAACGACGACCACGTCTGTAAGCGCCGCGAGTTCGCGCTCGATAGTGTAGAGTGCAAATTCATTCGCTTCGAACAACACCAGTCTCTGTGGCGACGATTTAGCGACAAGCCGACAAAGCTCGGACCCGATCGACCCTCCGGCGCCCGTCACCATGATCGAATGCCCCTCGATCATATCCGCTATAAGCGCCGGGTCCGCTGGCACGGACGAACGGCCCAAGAGATCGTCTATGTCGATCTCCCGAATACGATTGATCGAATACTTCCCGCTCACCAAATCCGTGATGGCGGGCAGCGTCCTGATCTTGACGCCCAGACCACTGATCTTGGCCAGGATTTCCTGCCGGCGTGTTGCGGTCAGCGACGGTATGGAAAGGATAACTTCCTGTACGCCGTACTGCTCATGCAGCGTTGATAGGTGGCTCGGCGGGAATACCCTGATCCCCGCCACGTCGCTGCCTTGAACCCGCGGACTATCATCCAGGAACCCGACGACGAACATCCGTCCTTCGCGGGCGATGGCGGCCGAAAGCTGCGCACCAGCACTTCCAGCACCGTAGATGACGATGGGTTTGCGAATGCCCAGCGCCTCTTCCCGCGGCCAAAGCAGCTTTTTAGCCGCAAAACGGCTACCCCCGATCAGCATGGTGCCGAGGGCCCAATAAAGCAGTGGCACGGACCGCGGAACGACCGTCCTACCCGACATCTCCAGCAAAAACACCACCAGCACCCAGACAAGCGTCGCGATGGTCATCGCCTGCACAATGGTCCAGAGGGCTTTTTCTGGCAGGTAGCGGATCACTGCGCGATAGAGTCCGTGACGCACGAATACCGGGATGGCCACCATCGGAGCAGTAAGAACGGTCAGAAACTGATCGACGGTATTGGGTGGCGTCCAAACGCCGAAGCGCAAAGCAAATGCGGCCCAGAGCGCAACTGACAATGCGACCGCATCGAATGACAACAGAATTACGCGCTTCCAGAATCGAGGCGTATTTCTGACGCGGACAACAAGCTGACGGTATATATCTGAAAGGTGCAAATCTAACCCGCTGTGGACAATAGGCGCGTAAAGTCACGGCGTGAGTAGCCGCGATCGGTCGAGGACCGGTATCCGGTTGACCCTTTCCATGCAAGCGCTAATCGGGCGCAACCGACTTCGGACCACATCAGCCGGGCGATAACGGGCGGCAAAATCCCCCAAAAAGATGTCGAGCCGCTAGGCACTGACTTTGAAAGGGCCCGATTTCGGGATATTGACGTCCTGCACTATGGGCACCCTATGACAAGCACGACTTATCTGTTCCTGGCTGTTGGAGCTTTTGCTGGCGGCTGGCTCGGAACAATGGCCGTTCGCCGGTTCGCTTCGCGCTTTGGTTTGGTTCAAAGCCCAAACGAGCGGTCATCCCACTCTCGTCCTACCCCGCAGGGCGGGGGCCTTTCTATCGCGGTCATCGCTATTTTGGCGGCCGCGGCAATCGGTGCTTTCGAGCCCAGCTTCCTGATCCTGGCTGGGCTGAGCACGATAGTAGCGGCCATAGGTCTAGCTGACGACGTCTTTGAACTATCCCCTGCGCTTCGCTTTCCCATTCAGGGCATAGTGCTGGCGGCACTGATCGGATGGGCCCTGCCCTTGCCCGATTTACTGCTGCCATTCGGCGGGACGATCGGCGGGTGGTTCTTGCCGCCTTTGGTCTGGCTGTTTGCGCTGTGGTGGCTGAACCTGTTCAACTTCATGGACGGCATCGATGGTATAGCCGCCAGTCAAGCAGTCGTGATGCTCGTGGGCGCTTTGGTACTGGCACTGACCACCGATCATACCTTCCTCACGGCCCCGCTCGGGACGATGGCTCTTGTTACCGCCGCTGCAACTGGCGGTTTCCTGGTCGTCAACTGGTCGCCTGCCCGCATCTTTATGGGTGATGCGGGATCCAATGCGCTGGCGCTGCTGATCTTTGCCATCTGCCTTGGTACGGTGCAAAAGGGCTTGATCGGGTATCCTGCCTGGCTGATCCTGCTTTCCGTCTTTGCAACCGATACAACGGTTGCGCTGCTCCGCCGGACGGGGCGCGGCGAGCGCCCGTGGCGTGCCCACCGAAGGCACGGCTATCAGCAGCTTGCCAGGCGTTTCGGACACGCGCGCGTCACAGTGCTCTACACCGCTGCGACCGCATTGGCCTTGCTGCCGCTGGCAATAGTCGCCCAACATCATCCTTCGATTGCCTGGCCGCTTGTCGGACTGACTTATCTAGTACTGGCAATCCTGATGTTTTGGGCAGGTTCGGGCGACGCCGCCGAACACGGGCCGTAGGCGGACCTTCGTTTGCATCACCGAACCCGTTATGTCATAGGCAGGCCGCTCGCCATGACCGACAGAGGTTGCGTTGAAGATTACGATTTTTGGCTCGGGTTACGTGGGCTTGGTCACCGGTGCCTGTCTTGCAGACGTTGGGCATGTGGTCACCTGCGTCGACGTCGATACCGCCAAGGTCGAACGGCTTCGGGCGGGCGACGTGATGATTTACGAGCCTGGCCTGACCGAGTTGGTACGTCGCAACCTGAATGCCAACAGGCTGCTCTTCACGGCCGATCCGGCGGAGGCCGTCGCGGCGGCCGACATCATCTTCATAGCCGTTGGCACGCCGGCAGACGAAGACGGCTCGGCAGACCTGCGATCGGTGCTCGCGGTCGCGCAGACGATTGGCACGCACATGTCGACGCCCAAGGTCGTCGTCGACAAGTCGACCGTCCCCGTAGGAACCGCCGAAAGGGTGCGAGACGTTATTGCCGAACGGTTGACCGCGCGCGGATTGGATATCGGCTTCGAGGTTTGCTCGAACCCGGAATTTCTCAAGGAAGGCTCGGCAATTGCCGACTTCACGCGCGCCGCCCGGATCATTGTAGGAACCGATTCCGCCCGGGTGCGGGAGGTGATGCAGCGATGCTACGCGCCCTACAACCGCAACCATAACAAGATAATGTTCATGGACATCCGGTCGGCCGAGCTGACCAAATACGCGGCCAATGCCATGCTTGCGGCCCGGATCAGCTTCATGAACGAAATCGCCCGCGTGGCGGAGCATGTCGGCGCCGATATCGAGCAAGTCCGGCTCGGTGTGGGCTCGGATCCCCGTATCGGCTTTGACTTTCTCTATGCCGGCGCGGGCTATGGCGGCAGCTGCTTTCCCAAGGACGTCCGCGCGCTTGCCCACACAGCGCGCAGCGTCGGGCATGAGCCTGTCCTGCTCAGCGCCGTCGAAGCAGTCAACACGGCCCAGAAGAACTGGCTGTTCGACAAGCTCTTGCAAGGCCTGGGTGGCAACGTTGCGGGCAAGACCGTTGCGGTGTGGGGATTAGCGTTCAAACCCAATACGGACGACATGCGCGAGGCGCCGAGCCGCGTCGTGGTCCAGTCGCTCTGGAATTACGGGGCCAAGGTGCAGGCTTTCGACCCGCAGGCGCGGCGCGAGGCCGAACGCATCTGGGGCGCGCGGGATGACCTGAAGCTCGCTAACAGCGCGGATGAGGCTCTGGTCGGCGCCGATGCCCTCGTGATCTGCACGGAGTGGTCAACGTTCCGCGGGGCGGACCTTGCAGCAGTGAAGACCCTCATGAAGGGCGACCTGATCGTGGATGGACGAAATCTCTACGACCCGGTTGCCGTCAGCGAGGCTGGCTTGCGCTATCTTTCGGTCGGCCGATCTGGCACCTAGCGTCGGGAAGCAACAGGAACGACCCGTGCCATCCAGATTCGCCTCAACGCTCCTTGTGGTCGCCGTTGCGGCGACAATCCTGCCGCCTGGCTATCCGGCCTATATCGGTACCTACATCGCCCTGGTCGCGGCAATCCTGGGATTGGTCGCGTACGGCTGGAGCGAACGGGAGACATTTGCGCATCCCACATCCCTTGCCATCGTGGGTGCCATTGCGCTGGTGGGGCTTGCAGTTCCCTTCGTCTATCGTGGCCCGCAGGACATCGTGGGACCGGTGCTGATCCTGCCGATGCTTGCGACGGTCGCGCTGGGACTTCTGGCCCGCCCTGCCCGCTGGGTACCGAACCCGGAGACTTTCGCCCTAATCTGTCTGGCGGGCGCGCTGATCGCCCTGCTCGGCGGGGGCTATGAAGACGTCGTCCTGGGACGCTACCGGCCGGGCCTGGGTAACAATCCCATTCATTATGCTTCTCTGGCCGCTATGTCGGGGTGCCTTGCCATGGTTGGCGTAGTCGCCAGCCATCGTCGCTCGCGCTACTTTTTCCTCCTTGGCCCGATTTTCGGGCTCGGCTGCGCCGTGATCGCCGACTCGCGCGGGCCGATGTTGGGGGTGGTGGCCATGTCGGGCGTCGGCCTCGTCCTGCTCACCACCTGGCTCTGGCGAGAAAAGCCTTTCCGGATCGCGATCCTGCTCAGTGTGGCAGGGGCGGCAGTGGTGACGTTCTATCTTGTCGGTACTGGCAATGCGCGCATCGCCGGGATTGTCACAAGCGGGCTCGATATCTTTCGTTTTACCGGTGGTCCGGACGACATCCGGGCAGCTCTCTATGCCTCGGCCCTGGAAATCCTCAAAACCTCTCCCCTTTTCGGCATCGGCCTGGGGCAGATAATGGTTCCGGCCCAGACCCTGTACCCCAGCTTGCTGGCGGGGACGGGTCTCGAAAACCTCCACGCCGACTGGGCCAATTTTGCTGCCATGGCGGGAATATTGGGGCTGCTGGCATGGTTTCTGCTGCTGGGCGCACCCCTCTTCCTGCTGCTTGACGCTCGCGCCAGGCAGGATCGGCCCATTGTCTTGGGCGCGTTGCTGCTCACCACGGGCCAACTGGCGCTGGGGGTCAGCAACGCAACATTCGGCATTCTGCCGCAGACGGTGATCTACGCCGTTGCGCTCGGCTATTTCCTCGTGCGGGCCCGCCGACTGGGTGATTGACAGGTGCCAGTCGGCTGGCTTCGTGGCTGACGCGCCACGCGCCGTTTGGAACATTGCGTTTACCCAACCCGACTACCTTGATGGGAAAGTCAACTCCGCCCTCGGCGCTGGGCACTAGTGTTGTGGGAACGCATGAGCGACTTTGACCTGTTTGCCGACGACACGGGTGACGCAGAAGCCGCAACGCTGACGCAGCAAACTCTCGTCGATACGCAGCAGAACCTGGGCAAGATGCTCGACCTGATGCCAATTGGCCTATTGATCCATACCGAGCAGGGTGTGGTCTTTGCCAATCGACAGGCCTGCAGTTTCCTGCAGACGGATGCGACGCAACTCCGAGGTCAGCATCTGCTCGACTTTGCCTCCCCGGAGGACCTGGGCGCGATTAGCCAAGCGCTGCAAATGACCTTTTCAGACCCCCAGGCCACCTTCGACATCGAGTGCGCCATCATGCGTCCCGACAATACGAGCCGCCTGATGAAGGTGATTACCAGTTCACTGCCATGGCCTGGCACACCGGTGATCCAGGTGCTGATGCAGGACATAACCGATCAGAAACGGGCGGAAGTTTCGCTGCGGCAGATGACCATCACCGACGAGTTGACGGGGTCATACAACCGGCGCCATGCCACCTACGAAGCGGGCCTGTATCTCGATGCCGCCGCGGCAGGCGGCATGCCGCTGAGCGTGGTGATGGTCGATATCGACCACTTCAAGCATGTCAACGACACCTATGGCCATGACGCAGGCGACCTGGTTCTCAAGGCGCTGGCCCGGCTGGCCCACGAATTTTTGGCCACCAACACCAAGCTCAATTCCCCCCTCTTCGCCCGGTTCGGCGGCGAGGAGTTCCTGTTTCTACTCCCCGGGGCCAGCGAGCAGGCAGGGTTCGCGCTCGCGAACAGCTTTCGCCAGCGGGTCGAACGGCTCAACGTCGCGCTGCCGCAGACCAAGCTCAAAATCACCATCTCCGCGGGAACGGCCGGTTGGAGGGAAGGTGATACGCTCGACACGATGCTGAAACGTGCCGATACCGCGCTCTATGCGGCCAAAGCCGGTGGCCGCAATCGCGTTTGTCGTTCCGACTAGGCGACTGTCCGCAGCGGCGCAAAGTCACCTGGTCGCGTCAGGCAGGCATCATAGAAATCGACAAGCCGCGGGTCGATTGCCATTGCCAGCTCGCGGCAGCGGTCCAACTCCGGCCTCGCGTCCGCGCCGATGCTCCAGACGGCCAACAGGGCTTCGTGCGCCGCTGCCAACGCTTGGAACGCCTCGGACTGCGCGAGCTCTGCATTCCCGACCAGCAGGTGGACCGGTTCGGGCTGGCTGATGCCTTTCAGTCCAACCGACCCGCCGGCCAGAAAGGCAAGCTCCGGCGCCGCGGCGCGCGTCTCCGTGGTCACGACGATGTCGTAGCAGACCGTCTTGCAAGCGCCTTCTATGCGGCTGGCAACGTTTACCGTGTCGCCGATACATGAATAGTCGAAGCGGGCTTCAAAACCCATATTGCCTACCAGAGCGGGCCCGGTGGAAATGCCGATACCGATGGCGATGGGTTCGACGCCGCCCTGTTCCGCATTGAGTGTCCGCAGTGCCTTGCGCATGTCGAGCGCTGCCTCGCAGGCGTGACGGGCGTGACGCGGTACGTCCACGGGGGCGTTCCAGAATGCCATGATGGCGTCGCCCATGAATTTGTCGATGGTTCCCAGATGCGCTACGATAGCCGCGCCCAGGCCGGCAAACAGGCGGTTGAGCATTGCCACCAGTTCAGCCGGCGATGTGCGTTCGCTCAGAGC comes from Devosia oryziradicis and encodes:
- a CDS encoding O-antigen ligase family protein — protein: MVAVAATILPPGYPAYIGTYIALVAAILGLVAYGWSERETFAHPTSLAIVGAIALVGLAVPFVYRGPQDIVGPVLILPMLATVALGLLARPARWVPNPETFALICLAGALIALLGGGYEDVVLGRYRPGLGNNPIHYASLAAMSGCLAMVGVVASHRRSRYFFLLGPIFGLGCAVIADSRGPMLGVVAMSGVGLVLLTTWLWREKPFRIAILLSVAGAAVVTFYLVGTGNARIAGIVTSGLDIFRFTGGPDDIRAALYASALEILKTSPLFGIGLGQIMVPAQTLYPSLLAGTGLENLHADWANFAAMAGILGLLAWFLLLGAPLFLLLDARARQDRPIVLGALLLTTGQLALGVSNATFGILPQTVIYAVALGYFLVRARRLGD
- a CDS encoding sensor domain-containing diguanylate cyclase codes for the protein MSDFDLFADDTGDAEAATLTQQTLVDTQQNLGKMLDLMPIGLLIHTEQGVVFANRQACSFLQTDATQLRGQHLLDFASPEDLGAISQALQMTFSDPQATFDIECAIMRPDNTSRLMKVITSSLPWPGTPVIQVLMQDITDQKRAEVSLRQMTITDELTGSYNRRHATYEAGLYLDAAAAGGMPLSVVMVDIDHFKHVNDTYGHDAGDLVLKALARLAHEFLATNTKLNSPLFARFGGEEFLFLLPGASEQAGFALANSFRQRVERLNVALPQTKLKITISAGTAGWREGDTLDTMLKRADTALYAAKAGGRNRVCRSD